Proteins from one Cicer arietinum cultivar CDC Frontier isolate Library 1 chromosome 3, Cicar.CDCFrontier_v2.0, whole genome shotgun sequence genomic window:
- the LOC101511301 gene encoding protein NUCLEAR FUSION DEFECTIVE 4 produces MGVFKEKLISLYKSRWFVFVGAMWLQSWAGIGYLFGSISPVIKKSLNYNQKQIAMLGVAKDLGDCVGFVTGVLCEVLPIWAALLVGASLNLVGYGSVWLIVTRQLPTLPLWAICILIFVGTNGETYFNTVSLVSCVQNFPKSRGPVVGILKGFAGLSGAILTQIYALIHSPDHASLIFMVAVGPSLVAIGLMFIVRPVGGHKQVRPSDGKSFTFVYGVCLLLAAYLMGVMVVQDLVDLSETVMTIFTIVLFLILLVPIVIPLSLTFGNEQKPLEEEALLPEPEGQSQPYSDEVILSELEDEKPKEVDLLPAFERQKRIAQLQSRLLQAAAEGAVRVKRRRGPHRGEDFTLMQALIKADFWLLFISMVLGSGSGLTVIDNLGQMSQSLGYDNAHIFVSMISIWNFLGRVGGGYISEIVVKDHIYPRPAALAVFQLIMTVGHLFIGMGWPGAMYIGTLLVGLGYGAHWAVVPATASELFGLRNFGALYNFITLANPVGTLVFSSLIASRIYDHEAEKQAHGGRHLNIGSFVSPVANVGEQLKCEGSICFFLTSTIMAGFCIVAAGLCMILVFRTRIVYANLYGKSSMRNLR; encoded by the exons ATGGGTGTATTTAAAGAGAAATTAATATCTTTATACAAGAGTAGATGGTTTGTTTTTGTGGGTGCAATGTGGTTACAATCATGGGCGGGTATTGGATACTTATTTGGAAGCATTTCACCTGTTATAAAGAAATCACTTAATTATAATCAAAAACAAATTGCTATGTTGGGTGTTGCTAAAGACCTTGGTGACTGTGTTGGTTTTGTAACTGGTGTTTTGTGTGAGGTTTTGCCTATTTGGGCTGCTTTGCTTGTTGGTGCTTCTTTGAATCTTGTTGGTTATGGTTCTGTTTGGTTGATTGTTACTCGTCAACTTCCTACTCTTCCTTTATGGGCT ATTTGTATTCTCATATTTGTGGGAACAAATGGTGAAACCTACTTCAACACAGTTTCATTGGTATCATGTGTGCAAAATTTCCCAAAAAGCCGGGGTCCTGTGGTTGGAATTCTGAAGGGCTTTGCCGGGTTAAGTGGTGCAATATTGACACAAATATATGCACTCATCCATTCCCCTGATCATGCATCATTGATATTTATGGTTGCTGTTGGTCCATCATTGGTAGCAATAGGTTTGATGTTCATTGTTAGACCTGTCGGAGGACACAAACAAGTGCGTCCATCCGATGGAAAGTCGTTCACATTCGTCTACGGTGTATGCCTCTTGTTAGCTGCTTATTTGATGGGAGTTATGGTTGTTCAAGATCTAGTTGATCTTAGTGAAACTGTTATGACAATTTTCACTATTGTCCTCTTCTTGATCCTCCTTGTTCCGATTGTGATTCCTCTCTCATTGACTTTCGGCAATGAGCAAAAGCCTCTAGAGGAAGAAGCACTTCTTCCAGAACCAGAAGGACAATCACAACCTTATTCGGATGAAGTGATATTGAGTGAGTTGGAAGATGAGAAGCCGAAGGAAGTCGACTTGCTTCCTGCATTCGAGAGGCAGAAACGTATAGCACAGTTACAATCAAGACTACTCCAAGCAGCTGCGGAAGGAGCTGTGAGGGTTAAGAGGAGGAGAGGACCACATAGAGGAGAGGATTTTACATTGATGCAAGCTTTGATTAAAGCAGATTTTTGGCTTCTTTTCATTTCTATGGTTTTGGGTTCTGGATCTGGTTTGACTGTAATTGACAATCTTGGTCAGATGAGTCAGTCTCTTGGATATGACAATGCTCATATATTTGTCTCAATGATCAGTATTTGGAACTTTCTTGGACGTGTTGGAGGGGGCTACATATCTGAGATTGTTGTGAA GGATCATATATATCCAAGACCAGCTGCATTGGCAGTATTTCAACTAATTATGACAGTTGGTCATTTATTCATTGGTATGGGATGGCCAGGTGCGATGTACATTGGCACATTACTAGTTGGACTTGGTTATGGTGCTCATTGGGCAGTTGTTCCAGCTACAGCCTCTGAATTATTCGGTTTAAGAAACTTCGGTGCATTATACAATTTCATCACTCTAGCAAATCCGGTTGGAACTCTTGTCTTCTCGAGTCTCATTGCTAGCAGAATCTACGATCACGAAGCGGAGAAACAAGCTCACGGAGGCCGACACTTGAATATAGGATCGTTTGTATCTCCTGTGGCTAATGTTGGCGAGCAGTTAAAGTGTGAAGGTAGCATATGCTTCTTCTTGACTTCCACTATCATGGCAGGATTTTGCATTGTTGCAGCTGGCTTATGCATGATACTCGTGTTCCGAACAAGGATTGTTTATGCCAACTTGTATGGAAAATCTTCTATGAGAAACCTTCGATAA
- the LOC101510993 gene encoding LOW QUALITY PROTEIN: peroxidase 55 (The sequence of the model RefSeq protein was modified relative to this genomic sequence to represent the inferred CDS: inserted 2 bases in 1 codon), which produces MESIRIVLMTLIMAFTILHSGEGQLVENFYISTCPNVELIVSQAVTNKFTQTITTGQATLRLFLHDCFVEGCDASVIIASPNGDXXXXXXXSLPGDGFDTVIKAKEAVEAACPNVVSCADILALATRDVIALLGGPSFSVQLGRRDGLISKASTVEENLPKASFNLNQLNNIFSKHNLTQTDMIALSGAHTIGFSHCDQFTNRLYSSQVDPTLDPTYAQELISGCPKNVDPSIVLPLDPQTQFVFDNFYYKNLVSGKGLLSSDQVLFSDDASRSTVVEFANDGGKFFEAFVVAIKKLGRVGVKTGQEGEIRRDCSKFN; this is translated from the exons ATGGAGAGCATAAGGATTGTACTTATGACTTTGATTATGGCTTTTACGATTTTACATAGTGGAGAAGGCCAATTAGTAGAGAATTTCTACATTTCAACTTGTCCTAATGTAGAACTCATAGTGTCTCAAGCAGTGACCAACAAGTTTACACAAACCATCACCACTGGACAAGCAACTCTTCGTTTATTTTTGCATGATTGCTTTGTTGAG GGTTGTGATGCTTCGGTTATAATAGCGTCGCCAAATGGGGA NNNNNNNNNNNNNNNNNTTTCCCTACCAGGAGATGGATTTGACACTGTGATTAAAGCAAAGGAAGCTGTGGAAGCTGCATGCCCAAATGTTGTCTCATGTGCAGACATTTTGGCACTTGCTACTAGAGACGTTATAGCCTTG CTTGGAGGCCCTTCATTCAGCGTTCAACTAGGACGACGAGACGGGCTTATTTCAAAAGCATCAACAGTAGAAGAAAATCTTCCAAAAGCAAGTTTCAATCTAAATCAACTAAACAACATTTTCTCCAAACACAACCTAACCCAAACCGACATGATTGCACTCTCAGGAGCACACACCATAGGATTCTCACATTGTGACCAATTCACAAACCGTTTATATTCATCTCAAGTGGACCCCACATTAGACCCAACCTATGCTCAAGAATTAATTTCAGGGTGTCCAAAAAATGTTGACCCATCTATAGTGCTTCCTCTTGATCCACAAACACAATttgtttttgataatttttattacaaaaatttggtttCTGGAAAAGGGTTGTTGAGTTCGGATCAAGTTTTGTTTAGTGATGATGCTTCAAGATCAACGGTTGTTGAGTTTGCTAATGATGGTGGTAAATTTTTTGAGGCATTTGTTGTGGCTATAAAGAAGCTTGGAAGGGTTGGGGTTAAGACTGGTCAAGAGGGAGAAATTAGGAGAGATTGcagtaaatttaattaa